Within the Deltaproteobacteria bacterium genome, the region CCACGGACGACAGACCGCCGGCGGCCGTGAACACGCCCTCGAGCGAGACGCCTCCCTTCGCGGAGTTGCCACCGTTGTCTCCCACGAGCAACGTGTCTCCGGACCCGAATGTCCTGCGGTCGGCGCTGCGATCCTGTATGGATGGGCTTGACGAATTGTCTGGATTATCTGTACAATCTCCGCATGAGGGCGAGCATCAGGAAGAGGACGTACAACCTCGACGGTGACATGATTGAGCGCGTGCGCCGTCTCTACAATGCGAAGACAGACACCGAAGCCATCCAGAAGGCCCTGCGCAAGGCGATCGATGACCGGGAGATTGAGGACGCCCTCGACGCGTTGCTACGTACGGGGCGGTTCCGGACAGTCTACCGCTGAAGTACGTTCTCGACACCAACGTCTACCTCGAAGCGGCTCGCTCCGACGAGGCGCGGGCACAGTTCCTCGAGGCGTTCATTCCTCTGCTGCCCGCGACGTTCCTCTCCGCCGTCGTCGCCTGTGAACTCGCTGTCGACGCGACGGACCGTCGCACACGGGGCCTGGTGCGCCAGTTCCTGCTGCCGATGGAGCGCACTGGGCGCATCGTGAGCCCGGTATTCGACGATTGGATCGACGCGTCCGACGTAGTGAGCGCGATCGAGGAGCGCGACGGGGGCTGGCGGTCGAAGCTCCCCGCGCTACTCAATGACATTATGATCTCGCTCTGCGCGCGCAGGATCGGCGCAACGCTGATCACGTACAACGGCGAAGACTTCCGTCTCATCAGGCGTCACAGAGAATTCTCTCTCCGGGTGCTGGCTGGAGCGAGGCGCGAGAGTCGTCGCTGAGCAATGGGATCCTGCCAGCGGATCGCCTTCGCCATGGTCTTGTTGGTCACGTCGACACGTCGGGCTATCGCCGATGCGCTCATGCCAAGACTCTCTAGAAGGGCGGCGCGGCCAGCGATCGCCGGGTAGGTCCGCGCCAAGAGCGGCGGCCCAGCCAGCGGAATGCCGCGCGTGGCTCCGCACGCAACCACGCGATCCGTCGCATGACAGCGTCACCGAGCGCAACGCCAGAGTGAAACACGGCGTTGCGCGCGGAGAGCAGCCGTCGTGTCGAGGACGCGGGGCCGCCCCTCCCGCCTCGGGTCGACACGCAGGGTCACGACATGCGCGCCTTTCTCGGCGTCGTGGGCCGCGGCGCGCTCTGGAGCTCGTTCGTGATGGTCTTCCGCCTGCGCCGCATGCTGGAGTCTGCTGCACCAGGTCCGGCCCGCGGGCACCTCGAGGCTCGCGCGCCTGCTCGACGACCCCGACGCCTTCGCGGCCGCGTACCGCCGTGGAACTTCTGGCGCGACTTCCTGGCGCGCATTCCCGAGCACATGGCCGTCGGGCGCACCGCCGGCATGGGCTGGAGCGATCGGGGTACGCCCGCGGCGATC harbors:
- a CDS encoding type II toxin-antitoxin system VapC family toxin, which gives rise to MKYVLDTNVYLEAARSDEARAQFLEAFIPLLPATFLSAVVACELAVDATDRRTRGLVRQFLLPMERTGRIVSPVFDDWIDASDVVSAIEERDGGWRSKLPALLNDIMISLCARRIGATLITYNGEDFRLIRRHREFSLRVLAGARRESRR